One window of the Methylocystis parvus OBBP genome contains the following:
- a CDS encoding L,D-transpeptidase has translation MRYSPLLLALPLALAAQTASATVRIHINLASQRMVVTSAAGKHSWPVSTARPGYRTPRGVFSARSLQRIHYSSKYDDAPMPHSIFFSGGYAIHGTYATSALGRPVSHGCVRLSPGHAAQLYGMVRREGARITISGGRSRR, from the coding sequence TTGCGCTACTCGCCCCTGCTTCTCGCTCTCCCGCTGGCGCTCGCGGCCCAAACCGCTTCCGCGACCGTGCGCATCCATATCAATCTCGCCAGTCAGCGCATGGTCGTGACCTCCGCCGCCGGCAAACATAGCTGGCCGGTCTCGACCGCGCGGCCCGGCTATCGCACGCCGCGCGGCGTATTTTCGGCGCGCAGCCTGCAGCGCATACATTACTCCAGCAAGTATGACGACGCGCCTATGCCGCACTCGATTTTCTTTTCGGGCGGCTACGCCATTCACGGCACATATGCGACCAGCGCGCTCGGGCGGCCGGTCTCGCATGGCTGCGTGCGATTGTCTCCCGGACATGCGGCGCAGCTTTACGGGATGGTGCGACGCGAAGGCGCTCGCATCACGATCTCAGGCGGGCGAAGCCGCCGATGA
- a CDS encoding DUF2778 domain-containing protein — MVKNTHTLHGFLSRDRGQRLAYTVLGAGAVFLSLFGLWRGLHSQVTPTPGVVAAIAPQPAPAANPYGPMAVGLGPWARSAAASAPELRPNQETAALEGKVEPAPQQRPAPESVAEAEPSYPEADVPLPPQRPVELRNLASRAELAPMRQAALPAQPAPAAQAPAPGDNRGFFEKLFGGAGAEQQQAAQQPPAPTGRNARRQQQAPVQQAMAYAPQEPTSGGLFSGLTSAVAPAAPAPSVTNGPAPRAGNGTAVYDISAHTVYMPDGTRLEAHSGLREHLDDPRFVHVRMRGPTPPAVYALSPREQLFHGVEALRLTPNSEVYGRAGLLAHTYMLGPNGDSNGCVSFRDYQAFLNAYKRGEVRRLVVVARM; from the coding sequence ATGGTGAAGAACACCCACACGCTACATGGTTTCTTGTCTCGCGATCGCGGCCAGCGTCTCGCCTATACGGTGCTCGGCGCAGGCGCGGTTTTTCTGAGCTTGTTCGGCCTCTGGCGCGGGCTCCATTCTCAGGTTACGCCCACGCCGGGCGTCGTCGCCGCAATCGCGCCGCAACCGGCGCCGGCCGCCAATCCCTATGGGCCGATGGCGGTGGGGCTCGGCCCCTGGGCGCGCAGCGCCGCCGCATCGGCGCCCGAGCTTCGGCCAAACCAGGAAACGGCCGCGCTCGAGGGCAAGGTCGAGCCCGCCCCGCAGCAACGGCCGGCGCCCGAATCCGTCGCCGAAGCCGAGCCGAGCTATCCTGAAGCAGACGTTCCGCTGCCGCCGCAACGCCCCGTCGAGTTGAGAAATCTTGCAAGCCGCGCGGAGCTGGCCCCGATGCGTCAGGCGGCGCTCCCGGCGCAGCCCGCGCCCGCCGCCCAGGCGCCGGCTCCGGGCGACAATCGCGGATTCTTTGAAAAACTGTTCGGCGGCGCCGGCGCGGAGCAGCAGCAGGCCGCGCAGCAACCGCCCGCGCCGACAGGCCGCAACGCGCGTCGCCAGCAGCAGGCGCCCGTGCAGCAGGCCATGGCCTACGCGCCGCAGGAGCCGACGAGCGGCGGCCTCTTCAGCGGCCTGACCAGCGCCGTCGCCCCAGCCGCCCCGGCGCCGTCGGTCACGAACGGCCCGGCCCCGCGCGCGGGGAACGGCACCGCCGTCTACGACATCTCCGCCCATACGGTTTACATGCCCGACGGCACGCGGCTCGAGGCGCATTCCGGCCTGCGCGAACATCTCGACGATCCGCGCTTCGTGCATGTTCGCATGAGGGGCCCGACGCCGCCGGCGGTCTACGCGCTCTCGCCGCGCGAGCAGCTCTTCCATGGCGTCGAGGCCCTGCGCCTGACGCCCAACAGCGAGGTCTATGGCCGCGCCGGCCTTCTCGCCCACACCTATATGCTGGGCCCGAACGGCGACTCCAATGGCTGCGTTTCCTTCCGCGACTATCAGGCTTTCCTCAACGCTTACAAACGCGGCGAGGTGAGGCGCCTCGTCGTCGTCGCCCGCATGTAG
- a CDS encoding DUF2778 domain-containing protein codes for MRNLVSYPRVSAPGGARRIVPALGALLISVLAGGLFFPESPIDPAPDPAEAAPSAIGLRGSYLSDIGPHAPGAFAPRSAHMRPHNLFIASNLFIAQAEAATPEPAAKSVERTAFAPLPPMRPAELRTALAEPTAPVYVDAPLPPRRPAEVSVALKPEPPKEQPRHETAAAAPTPAEPVPSAPPPRQVARATTVVPAGPADNRGFLERLFGGAPQAAAPQAANRREAMAYASTNDAGGLFGGLRSAVAPANPAARYDRYTAIYDISARTVYMPDGSRLEAHSGLREHLDDPRYVHLRMRGPTPPHIYELTPREALFHGVEALRLNPVGGGGSRIYHRAGLLAHTYMLGPNGDSNGCVSFRDYHAFLNAYKRGEIRRLAVVAHM; via the coding sequence ATGCGTAACTTGGTCTCGTATCCTCGCGTTTCCGCCCCTGGCGGCGCCCGCCGGATCGTTCCGGCGCTCGGCGCGCTGCTCATCAGCGTGCTGGCTGGCGGGCTTTTCTTCCCGGAAAGCCCCATCGATCCCGCGCCCGATCCGGCCGAGGCCGCGCCGAGCGCGATTGGCCTTCGCGGCTCCTATCTCTCGGACATCGGCCCCCATGCGCCGGGCGCTTTCGCGCCGCGCAGCGCGCATATGCGGCCGCATAACCTCTTCATCGCGTCAAACCTCTTCATCGCGCAAGCCGAGGCGGCGACGCCCGAGCCCGCGGCGAAGAGCGTCGAGAGGACCGCCTTCGCCCCCCTGCCCCCGATGCGGCCCGCTGAACTGCGGACGGCGCTCGCCGAACCCACGGCGCCGGTCTATGTCGACGCTCCCCTGCCGCCGCGCCGGCCGGCGGAGGTCTCCGTCGCGCTCAAGCCCGAGCCTCCGAAGGAGCAGCCGCGCCACGAAACGGCGGCTGCGGCGCCGACGCCGGCCGAACCCGTTCCCTCGGCTCCGCCGCCCCGACAGGTCGCGCGCGCGACCACCGTCGTGCCGGCGGGCCCGGCCGACAATCGCGGCTTTTTAGAGCGTCTCTTCGGCGGCGCGCCTCAGGCCGCGGCCCCGCAGGCGGCGAACCGCCGCGAGGCGATGGCCTACGCCTCGACCAATGACGCCGGCGGCCTCTTCGGCGGGCTGCGGAGCGCCGTGGCCCCGGCGAACCCCGCCGCGCGCTACGACCGCTACACCGCGATCTACGACATCTCGGCCCGCACGGTTTACATGCCCGACGGCTCGCGGCTCGAAGCGCATTCCGGTCTGCGCGAGCATCTCGACGATCCTCGCTATGTGCATCTGCGGATGCGGGGGCCCACCCCGCCGCATATTTACGAGCTGACCCCGCGCGAAGCGCTGTTCCATGGCGTCGAGGCGCTCCGGCTCAACCCGGTCGGCGGCGGCGGCTCGAGGATCTATCACCGCGCCGGACTCCTCGCCCACACTTACATGCTCGGCCCCAACGGCGATTCGAACGGCTGCGTCTCGTTCCGCGACTACCACGCCTTCCTGAACGCCTATAAGCGCGGCGAAATCCGGCGCCTCGCCGTCGTCGCACATATGTAA
- a CDS encoding universal stress protein — protein MFARILVPIDLAERQMTKDAVSYAETLAKAFDGDIRLVNVQSLTPVKLLDYVPQDFDEIIRRGLGAELSKVANEIERPPARVSTALLFGPIYQTIIEEAERWRSDLIVLSSHRPGADRFLIGSNASAIVRHATCPVLVIH, from the coding sequence ATGTTCGCAAGAATTCTGGTGCCCATCGATCTTGCTGAGCGTCAGATGACGAAAGACGCCGTCAGCTATGCTGAAACGCTTGCAAAGGCTTTTGATGGAGACATCCGGCTGGTTAACGTACAGTCGCTAACGCCGGTCAAGCTGCTGGATTATGTCCCCCAAGACTTCGATGAAATTATACGGCGAGGTCTCGGAGCTGAACTTTCAAAGGTTGCGAATGAGATCGAACGTCCCCCCGCGCGCGTTTCAACTGCGCTCCTATTCGGTCCGATCTACCAGACAATTATCGAGGAGGCTGAGCGCTGGCGGAGCGATCTCATCGTGCTGAGCTCACATCGGCCCGGGGCGGATCGATTTTTGATCGGCTCGAATGCAAGCGCGATCGTCAGACACGCGACCTGCCCCGTTCTCGTCATTCACTAA
- a CDS encoding cytochrome C oxidase subunit IV family protein yields MMKTAEAKNEVTTAAPAEAHGQQHPIALYLLVWALLFVLSACSYLVDYFNFQGNLRWSLIILFMLLKAGLIVAVFMHMAWERLALVAAILVPPLAVLVFVATMALEGDYTKLTRMAFFASAPVTGVKAH; encoded by the coding sequence ATGATGAAAACCGCCGAAGCCAAGAACGAGGTCACGACCGCCGCGCCGGCCGAGGCCCATGGGCAGCAGCACCCGATCGCGCTTTATCTTCTCGTATGGGCGCTGCTCTTCGTTTTGAGCGCCTGCTCCTATCTCGTCGATTACTTCAATTTCCAGGGCAATCTGCGATGGAGCCTCATCATCCTGTTCATGTTGCTGAAAGCGGGGCTTATCGTCGCGGTCTTCATGCATATGGCGTGGGAGCGGCTGGCGCTTGTAGCGGCCATTCTCGTTCCACCGCTCGCCGTGCTCGTCTTCGTCGCGACGATGGCGCTCGAGGGCGACTACACCAAATTAACCCGCATGGCGTTCTTTGCGTCAGCGCCGGTCACTGGGGTCAAGGCACATTAG
- a CDS encoding heme-copper oxidase subunit III family protein, producing MALETISRAGKIEPKKPSGLRGVVSDWASDQRSFKSASWGKAMMWIFLVSDTFIFSCFLISYMTVRMSTTVPWPSPSEIFALDIGGRKIPLILIAIMTFDLITSSGTMAIAVNYAYARQRKKAALMMLATAFFGATFVGMQAFEWTKLIQEGVRPWGNPFGAAQFGSSFFMITGFHGFHVTMGVIFLLLIARAVWRGDYDRGTPGFFTSRKGRYEIVEIMGLYWHFVDLVWVFIFAFFYLW from the coding sequence ATGGCCCTGGAGACGATTAGCCGCGCCGGCAAGATCGAGCCCAAAAAGCCTTCCGGCCTGCGCGGCGTCGTCTCGGACTGGGCTTCGGATCAGCGTTCCTTCAAGAGCGCGTCCTGGGGCAAGGCGATGATGTGGATTTTCCTTGTCAGCGATACATTCATTTTCAGTTGTTTCCTCATTTCCTACATGACGGTGCGCATGTCGACGACTGTCCCATGGCCGAGCCCGAGCGAAATCTTCGCGCTCGACATTGGCGGCCGAAAAATCCCCCTCATACTGATCGCCATCATGACCTTCGATCTCATCACCAGCTCCGGCACGATGGCGATCGCCGTGAACTACGCCTATGCGCGACAACGCAAGAAAGCGGCGCTGATGATGCTGGCGACGGCGTTCTTCGGCGCGACCTTTGTCGGGATGCAGGCTTTCGAGTGGACGAAGCTGATTCAGGAAGGCGTCCGCCCCTGGGGCAATCCGTTCGGCGCCGCGCAGTTCGGGTCAAGCTTCTTCATGATCACCGGCTTTCACGGCTTTCACGTTACAATGGGCGTCATCTTCCTCCTCCTCATCGCCCGCGCCGTCTGGCGCGGCGATTATGACCGAGGAACGCCCGGCTTCTTCACGAGCCGGAAGGGTCGTTACGAGATCGTCGAGATCATGGGCCTCTACTGGCACTTCGTCGATCTGGTGTGGGTCTTCATCTTCGCCTTCTTCTACCTTTGGTGA
- a CDS encoding cytochrome c oxidase subunit 3, with translation MSVMGLFFIFIFSIALAYLWREGVLDAPWLQEQEIAAYRGAGGRPSAAKTGLVVFLGVALCLFSLLTAAFLMRMESYDWRSPPLPRILWFNTGALIVSSVALQLANLAAKDLSRERMRAALRVGTVASLAFLLGQLWAWREMIASGFYASQNPANAFFFLLTGAHALHVLGGLVALVRAVVQASLKEPPERLASTVELCAIYWHFLLIVWLLLVALLVGWADNFGAICRRLLV, from the coding sequence ATGAGCGTGATGGGCCTGTTCTTCATTTTCATCTTTTCAATCGCCCTCGCCTATCTCTGGCGTGAAGGCGTGCTGGATGCGCCTTGGTTGCAAGAGCAGGAAATCGCGGCCTATCGGGGAGCCGGCGGCCGCCCGTCCGCGGCGAAAACAGGCCTCGTCGTCTTCCTCGGCGTGGCTTTGTGCCTTTTCTCCTTGCTGACCGCCGCATTCCTGATGCGGATGGAGTCCTATGATTGGCGATCGCCGCCATTGCCGCGTATCCTGTGGTTCAACACAGGCGCTCTCATCGTATCGAGCGTCGCCCTTCAACTCGCCAATCTCGCGGCGAAAGACCTATCGCGCGAGCGGATGAGGGCCGCGCTCCGGGTTGGAACGGTCGCGAGCCTCGCTTTCCTTCTCGGGCAGCTCTGGGCGTGGCGGGAAATGATCGCCAGCGGTTTCTATGCGTCGCAGAATCCGGCTAATGCTTTTTTCTTCCTGCTGACCGGCGCGCATGCGCTTCATGTGCTCGGCGGGCTCGTCGCGCTGGTCCGGGCGGTCGTTCAGGCGTCGCTGAAAGAACCGCCCGAAAGGCTGGCGTCGACGGTGGAGCTCTGCGCCATTTATTGGCACTTCCTTCTCATCGTCTGGCTGCTTCTCGTGGCGCTGCTCGTAGGATGGGCGGACAATTTCGGGGCGATCTGCCGCCGCCTTCTCGTGTGA
- a CDS encoding cytochrome c oxidase subunit I, producing the protein MSDVSIEEDGVPSGEVEDVELYHATSWWTKNVFSQDAKVIAIQYACTAIAVGVVALVLSWLIRLQLAFPGAIPFIDANVYYQAVTMHGMIMVVYMLTAIFLGGFGNYLIPLMIGARDMVFPFINMLSYWVYLLATLVLLASYFVPGGPTGAGWTLYPPQAILTGTPGHEWGIILMLLSLILFIVGFTMGGLNYVVTVLQARTRGMTLMRMPLTVWGIFTAAVMALLAFPGLFVACVMLLLDRVLGTSFFVPAIVEMGEQRNYSGGSPILFQHLFWFFGHPEVYIVALPAFGMVSDLISVHARKNIFGYRMMVWAILAIGVLSMIVWGHHMYVSGMNPLFGFFFAVTTLAIAVPTAMKVYNWVVTLWRSDIHFTTPMLFALGFLVTFVNGGITGLYLGNVIVDVPLSATLFVVAHFHMVMGIAPVLVIFGAIYHWFPKIAGRMLDERLGRIHFWITFLGAYAIFFPMHYLGLLGVPRRFYEMGDVSFVPHTAAGLNIFMTVTALIVGVSQLIFFYNVFRSLRSGLPSGGNPWRAASLEWQTPETPPGHGNWGDELPIVYRWPYGYSIPGAPDDFVPQNAPPLSGEHAT; encoded by the coding sequence GTGTCCGATGTCTCGATCGAGGAGGATGGCGTTCCCTCAGGGGAAGTCGAGGATGTCGAACTCTATCACGCGACGTCGTGGTGGACGAAGAATGTATTTTCTCAAGACGCCAAGGTCATCGCCATTCAATACGCCTGCACGGCGATCGCCGTCGGCGTCGTTGCGCTCGTCTTGTCCTGGCTGATCAGGCTGCAGCTCGCCTTTCCGGGCGCAATCCCCTTCATCGACGCCAATGTATATTACCAGGCCGTGACCATGCATGGCATGATCATGGTCGTCTACATGCTCACCGCGATCTTTCTCGGCGGCTTCGGCAATTATCTGATCCCTCTCATGATCGGCGCGAGGGACATGGTCTTTCCCTTCATCAATATGCTGAGCTACTGGGTCTATCTGCTGGCGACGCTCGTTCTCCTCGCAAGCTATTTCGTCCCGGGCGGCCCCACTGGCGCGGGCTGGACGCTCTATCCGCCGCAGGCGATCCTCACGGGAACGCCCGGCCATGAATGGGGCATCATATTGATGCTCTTATCGCTCATTCTCTTCATCGTGGGCTTCACCATGGGCGGCCTGAATTATGTCGTCACGGTGTTGCAGGCGCGGACGCGCGGCATGACGCTCATGCGCATGCCGCTCACCGTCTGGGGGATATTCACCGCGGCGGTCATGGCGCTTCTCGCCTTTCCCGGGCTTTTCGTCGCCTGCGTGATGCTTCTGCTCGACCGCGTCCTTGGGACCAGCTTCTTCGTTCCCGCGATCGTCGAAATGGGGGAGCAGCGGAACTATAGCGGCGGCAGTCCCATTCTTTTCCAGCATCTCTTCTGGTTCTTTGGCCACCCCGAGGTTTACATCGTGGCCTTGCCGGCCTTCGGAATGGTCTCCGATCTCATCAGCGTCCATGCCCGTAAGAACATTTTCGGCTATCGCATGATGGTCTGGGCAATCCTCGCGATCGGCGTGCTGAGCATGATCGTCTGGGGCCATCATATGTATGTCAGCGGCATGAACCCGCTTTTCGGCTTCTTCTTCGCCGTCACAACGCTCGCCATCGCCGTGCCGACGGCGATGAAGGTCTATAACTGGGTCGTAACGCTCTGGCGGTCTGACATTCACTTCACGACGCCGATGCTGTTCGCGCTGGGCTTCCTCGTCACATTCGTGAATGGCGGGATTACCGGCCTATATCTCGGCAATGTGATTGTTGACGTGCCGCTGTCGGCGACGCTCTTTGTCGTCGCGCATTTCCACATGGTGATGGGCATCGCGCCCGTTCTCGTCATCTTTGGCGCCATCTATCACTGGTTTCCGAAGATCGCCGGGCGAATGTTGGATGAGAGGCTGGGCAGGATTCACTTCTGGATCACCTTCCTTGGCGCCTACGCCATCTTCTTTCCGATGCACTATCTCGGCCTCCTCGGCGTGCCGCGCCGCTTCTACGAGATGGGCGACGTATCCTTCGTCCCGCATACGGCCGCCGGGCTGAATATCTTCATGACGGTGACGGCGCTCATCGTCGGCGTCTCGCAGCTCATCTTCTTCTACAACGTCTTCAGAAGCCTCAGGAGCGGCCTCCCTTCCGGCGGCAACCCCTGGCGCGCCGCCTCGCTCGAATGGCAGACGCCTGAAACCCCGCCCGGCCACGGCAATTGGGGAGATGAACTCCCGATCGTCTATCGCTGGCCCTATGGTTACAGCATCCCCGGCGCGCCCGACGATTTCGTGCCGCAAAACGCGCCGCCGCTCTCGGGAGAACATGCGACATGA
- a CDS encoding cytochrome c oxidase subunit II, with translation MMVALAMALVVAASLAFHFLSPWRPTPIASNWSFIDDTLALTFIVTTIGFVAVILFMSYCLYRFRHQPGRRSTYEPENRRVELLLGGLTTIAVIILLAPGLSVWGRFVTPPEGAMEVEAVGAQWSWSFRLPGSDNKFGATDIRFIDANNALGVSPADPRGRDDVIVVNGELHLPEGKPVKVLLRSIDVLHDFYVPQIRAKMDLVPGMETYFWFTPTKTGQFEILCVAYCGVGHPQMRGMLVIDAESDYRNWLAAQPTFAKMRKAEAF, from the coding sequence ATGATGGTCGCTTTAGCTATGGCGCTTGTCGTCGCGGCCTCGCTGGCGTTTCACTTTCTGAGTCCCTGGCGTCCCACGCCGATCGCCTCCAATTGGAGTTTCATCGACGACACTCTAGCGCTGACCTTCATCGTGACGACAATCGGATTCGTCGCGGTCATCCTGTTTATGTCGTACTGTCTGTACAGATTCCGCCATCAACCCGGCAGACGCTCCACATATGAACCGGAGAACCGGAGGGTCGAGCTCTTGCTCGGCGGATTGACGACCATAGCGGTGATCATCCTGCTCGCGCCCGGACTGTCGGTCTGGGGGCGTTTCGTAACGCCGCCGGAGGGCGCGATGGAAGTGGAGGCGGTTGGCGCGCAGTGGAGCTGGAGCTTCCGCCTGCCGGGCTCCGACAACAAGTTCGGCGCGACCGACATTCGTTTTATCGACGCAAACAACGCATTGGGCGTCAGTCCGGCCGATCCGCGCGGGCGCGACGACGTAATCGTCGTCAACGGCGAGTTGCACCTGCCGGAGGGTAAGCCTGTCAAGGTGCTGCTGCGCTCGATCGACGTGCTGCACGATTTCTATGTGCCGCAGATCCGCGCCAAGATGGATCTCGTGCCGGGGATGGAAACCTATTTCTGGTTCACCCCGACAAAGACCGGCCAGTTCGAGATTCTCTGCGTCGCTTATTGCGGGGTCGGCCATCCGCAAATGCGCGGCATGCTCGTCATCGACGCCGAGAGCGATTATCGCAACTGGCTGGCGGCGCAACCGACCTTCGCGAAAATGCGCAAAGCCGAAGCCTTTTGA
- a CDS encoding NAD-dependent formate dehydrogenase, whose translation MAKVVCVLYDDPIGGYPKTYARDDVPQPKVYPDGQTLPTPKAIDFKPGALLGSVSGELGLRKYLEANGHQLVVTSSKDGADSVLDRELPDAEIVISQPFWPAYMTAERIAKAKKLKMIVTAGIGSDHTDLEAAIKNNVTVAEVTYCNSNAVAEHVMMSILALVRNFVPSHDIIVNGGWNIADAVSRSYDLEAMQVGTVAAGRIGLRVLRLLKPFDVGLHYMDRHRLPEAVEKELNLTYHSNLESLAKVCDVVTLNCPLHPETEHMINEDTLKFFKRGTYIVNTARGKLVDRDALVRAVESGHIAGYAGDVWFPQPAPKDHPWRTMPHHAMTPHISGTSLSAQTRYAAGVREILECYFEGRPIRNEYLVVQGGKLAGVGAHSYSEGNATGGSEEAAKFKVG comes from the coding sequence ATGGCGAAGGTTGTTTGTGTCCTTTATGACGATCCGATCGGCGGCTATCCGAAAACCTATGCGCGTGACGACGTCCCGCAGCCCAAGGTCTATCCGGACGGGCAGACTCTGCCCACGCCGAAAGCCATCGATTTCAAGCCCGGAGCCCTTCTCGGCAGCGTTTCCGGCGAGCTCGGCCTACGCAAATATCTCGAGGCGAATGGTCACCAGCTCGTTGTCACGTCCAGCAAAGACGGCGCGGATAGCGTGCTCGACCGCGAGCTGCCGGATGCGGAGATCGTGATTTCTCAGCCGTTCTGGCCTGCTTACATGACGGCGGAGCGCATCGCCAAGGCGAAGAAGCTCAAGATGATCGTCACGGCGGGCATCGGTTCCGACCACACCGACCTTGAAGCCGCGATCAAGAACAACGTCACCGTCGCGGAAGTCACCTATTGCAACAGCAATGCGGTGGCCGAACATGTCATGATGTCGATTCTGGCGCTGGTGCGCAATTTTGTTCCGTCGCACGACATCATCGTCAATGGCGGCTGGAACATCGCCGACGCCGTTTCGCGTTCTTACGACCTCGAAGCCATGCAGGTCGGAACGGTCGCGGCCGGACGCATCGGCCTGCGCGTGCTTCGTTTGCTGAAGCCCTTCGATGTCGGTCTGCACTACATGGATCGCCATCGTCTGCCGGAAGCGGTCGAGAAGGAGCTGAACCTCACCTATCACTCCAATCTCGAAAGCCTCGCCAAGGTTTGCGATGTCGTCACGCTGAACTGCCCGCTGCATCCTGAAACGGAGCATATGATCAACGAGGACACGCTGAAGTTCTTCAAGCGCGGCACGTATATCGTCAATACGGCGCGCGGCAAGCTCGTCGATCGCGACGCTCTGGTGCGCGCGGTCGAAAGCGGGCATATCGCCGGCTATGCGGGCGACGTCTGGTTCCCGCAGCCCGCGCCGAAGGATCATCCGTGGCGCACCATGCCGCATCACGCCATGACCCCGCATATCTCGGGCACGAGCCTCTCCGCTCAGACCCGTTACGCGGCCGGCGTGCGCGAGATTCTCGAATGCTATTTCGAGGGTCGTCCGATCCGTAACGAATATCTTGTCGTTCAGGGCGGCAAGCTCGCCGGCGTCGGCGCGCATTCCTATAGCGAAGGCAATGCGACCGGCGGTTCGGAAGAAGCGGCGAAATTCAAGGTCGGCTGA
- a CDS encoding HPP family protein, protein MSDARSIVYAGIGGFALIISLAHLGGRLDQQLILGSFGASCVLVFGFPDLPFSQPRNIFFGHAASSLIGLGCLEFMGAEPWSMAFAVALAIMTMMATRTVHPPAGSNPVIIFLTHPKWSFLLTPTIVGAALIIAFALLYNNATRPQKYPKSW, encoded by the coding sequence ATGAGTGACGCGCGGTCGATCGTGTACGCGGGAATCGGCGGCTTCGCGCTCATCATATCCCTCGCGCATCTCGGCGGCCGCCTCGACCAGCAGCTGATCCTGGGCTCTTTCGGCGCCTCCTGCGTTCTCGTATTTGGGTTTCCGGATCTGCCGTTTTCGCAGCCGCGGAATATTTTCTTCGGCCACGCCGCTTCATCCCTCATCGGGCTTGGATGCCTCGAATTCATGGGCGCCGAGCCATGGTCGATGGCCTTTGCAGTCGCATTGGCGATCATGACGATGATGGCCACCAGGACAGTTCATCCGCCCGCAGGCTCCAATCCTGTGATCATATTTCTGACGCATCCCAAATGGAGCTTTCTTCTGACGCCGACAATCGTCGGCGCCGCATTGATCATCGCCTTCGCCTTGCTTTACAACAACGCGACACGCCCGCAGAAATACCCGAAATCCTGGTAG
- a CDS encoding LysR family transcriptional regulator yields the protein MFFRQLEYLVTLAREQHFARAAEACNVSQPALSAAVRRLEEELGISIVERGQKFVGFTEEGVRILGWARQTLAAWDGLKQEASISRRRLSGALRVGAIPTTLPIMSLLSGPYLRAFPEVRQLVQSLSNEEIIRRLDTFELDVGVTYLEDQDLHRFRVLPLYRERYVLLARDASAIDDCAAMSWRDASKLPLCLLTRNMQNRRIIDAAFQRAGVHPNVVVETDSVFALYSNVRCAEIFSIMPHSLLALFEMREELTAIPLVPELHRKIGIVALDHEPAAPIVAAIWKLTLKLDLSPHFNFLQPDQPSA from the coding sequence ATGTTCTTTCGTCAGCTCGAATATCTTGTGACGCTGGCGCGCGAACAGCATTTCGCCCGAGCGGCCGAGGCGTGCAATGTCTCGCAGCCAGCCCTGTCGGCGGCGGTTCGACGGCTCGAGGAGGAACTTGGAATCTCGATTGTCGAACGCGGACAGAAATTCGTGGGCTTTACAGAGGAAGGAGTCCGGATATTGGGTTGGGCCCGTCAAACGCTCGCGGCGTGGGACGGGTTGAAGCAGGAAGCCTCGATTTCGAGACGGCGACTCAGCGGCGCGTTACGCGTGGGCGCCATTCCGACAACCTTGCCCATCATGTCGCTGCTGAGCGGCCCCTATCTGCGCGCCTTTCCGGAGGTCCGGCAACTCGTGCAGTCCCTCAGCAACGAAGAGATCATCCGGCGCCTAGACACGTTCGAACTCGATGTCGGCGTCACATATCTCGAAGATCAGGATTTGCACCGGTTCCGCGTTCTGCCTCTTTATCGCGAACGATATGTTCTGCTTGCGCGGGACGCCTCCGCGATCGACGATTGCGCCGCCATGAGCTGGCGCGACGCGTCGAAACTGCCCCTCTGCCTGCTCACGCGCAATATGCAAAATCGACGGATCATCGACGCGGCGTTCCAGAGAGCCGGCGTTCACCCGAATGTGGTGGTCGAAACCGACTCTGTCTTCGCGCTCTACTCAAATGTCCGTTGCGCGGAGATTTTCAGCATCATGCCGCACAGTCTGCTCGCCCTGTTCGAAATGCGCGAGGAGCTGACGGCGATCCCCCTGGTTCCGGAACTCCACCGCAAGATCGGCATCGTGGCGCTCGACCACGAGCCGGCGGCCCCGATTGTTGCGGCCATTTGGAAATTAACGCTCAAGCTGGACCTGAGTCCGCATTTTAACTTCCTTCAGCCCGATCAGCCTTCGGCCTGA